Genomic segment of Phormidium ambiguum IAM M-71:
GGACAAAAAATGGCTTGCTTTATGCTCCTCCTTTTCGCTAAATTTTGTCTAATTTATGGGGAATAATCATCGGTTTTGGCGCTGGGCTGGACAGATATTGTTAATCCTGCTAGTTGTAATTCTAGCGATATTTTTGTGGGGAAATTTCACGGAAAATTTGCAACAATTGGGTTTGCAATTTGGGTTTGATTTCCTAAATTTACAAGCTGGTTTTGATATTGGTGAAAAAATAGTTAATTATAAATCAACTGATACTTTCGCTGCCGCTTTATTTGTTGGTTTAATCAATAGTTTGCGAGTAATGGCGATCGGACTAATTTCCGCAACAATTGTTGGAGTTATTGTTGGTATAGCAAGACTTTCTGATAATTGGTTAGTCCGCAAGTTGGCGATGGTGTATGTGGAAATTCTCCGCAATACTCCTTTATTATTGCAACTTTTGTTTTGGTATTTTGCCATCTTCCTCAAATTACCGCAACGAGGAAATCCTATTTCTTTATTTGGTATATTTTCCTTATCAAATCAAGGATTATTGCTTCCGGGAGGAACTGCACTTTACCCAGAATTTTTAACTTTAATTTTAGGCTTAACTTTATATACAGGTGCTTTTATTGCCGAAATTATTCGCGGGGGTATTCAAGCAGTACCGAAAGGACAATGGGAAGCGGCAAAATCCCTTGGACTAACACCCTTTCAATTAATGCGGTTAGTCATTTTCCCCCAAGCTTTAAGAGTAATTATTCCCCCGTTAACCAGTCAGTATTTAAATTTAGCGAAAAACTCTAGTTTGGCAATTGCGATCGGCTTTCCTGACATTTATGCGATCGCTTCTACCACCAACAACATTACTGGACGAGCCGTAGAAGTTATTGTAATTATTATCATAACATATCTGACAATTAGTTTAAGCATTTCACTGTTGTTAAATTTTTATAATCGTCGGATTCAAATCAAAGAAAGATAGGATAATTAACGATATGAATAATGGTGATAACTCCCCACCCTTAAAAATTAGAAGTAGAACTCTTAACTGGTTATTAAAAAATCTGTTCAATACTTGGTACAATACTTTATTAACATTACTCTGTCTTTTAGTAATATTTAGTTTTGGGAAAAACTTCTTATATTGGGTATTTAACCAAGCACAATGGACAGTCGTTACTACCAATTTGCGCTTGTTTTTAGTTGGGCGCTATCCGGTTGATTTAACTTGGCGAATTTGGACAATTTTAGGGATTATTATTGCTCTTTCTATTTTAACTTGGGGAACGCTAAGCAAACGGTTTCCCACACAAATCACCAGTTGGCTACCTTTAATTTGGGCGCTATCTTTCCCCATTGTAATGTGGTTAATTGGGGGAGGATTTGGATTAAAACCTGTTAGTAGCGACTTATGGACAGGTTTATTATTAACTTTATTATTAGCGATTGTGAGTATAGTCCTTTCATTTCCGTTAGGGATTTTACTAGCTTTAGGAAGACAAAGCGATCTGCCAGTAGTGCGAATATTCAGTATTATTTACATTGAATTAATTCGGGGATTACCATTAATTGGCATCCTATTTATGGCGCAGGTAATGTTACCCTTATTTTTACCATCTGATTGGAGATTAGATCGGGTAGTGAGAGCGATCGCAGGTTTAACCCTATTCAGCGCCGCATACATGGCAGAAAACGTCCGAGGCGGATTACAAGCAGTTCCTCGCGGACAAAAAGAAGCCGCCAAAGCATTAGGATTAAGCCCGATTTTAATTACCTCATTAATAGTTTTACCCCAAGCATTGAGAGTAGCAATTCCCTCAATTGTTGGACAATTCATTGGGTTATTTAAAGATACATCATTGTTAGCAATTTTTGCATTATTGGAATTGACGGGGATGGCCCGATCGATCTTAGCGCAACCAGAATTTCTCGGAAAATATGCCGAAGTTTACTTATTTGTGGGGGTGATTTATTGGGTATTTTGTTATTCGATGTCCCTAGCAAGTCGGAGGTTAGAAAAGCAATTAGGTGTAGGACAGAGATAAAATAATATGAAACCACAGAGACGCAGAGAACGCAGAGAAGAGAAAGAGGAGAGTTAAGTAAACCTATTGTAAAAGTCAAATATTCCATCTGTGTTCATCTGTGTTCATCTGTGGATATCTGTGGTAAAAAAAAGCTCACGCATCCCATCGAAAATCTATATCTACCATCTGCGTTTATCTGCGTTCATCTGCGGTTAAAATCGAACTACCCAGAGGTAAAAAAATGTCAGAACAAAACCCCATCATCATCGCCCAAAACGTCCACAAATACTACGGACAATTTCACGTCCTCAAAGGCGTTAACCTCACCGTTAACAAAGGCGAAGTAGTCGTATTAATGGGGCCATCAGGTTCCGGTAAATCCACCTTTATTCGCACATTCAACGCCTTAGAAGAATATCAAAAAGGACGCATC
This window contains:
- a CDS encoding amino acid ABC transporter permease; its protein translation is MGNNHRFWRWAGQILLILLVVILAIFLWGNFTENLQQLGLQFGFDFLNLQAGFDIGEKIVNYKSTDTFAAALFVGLINSLRVMAIGLISATIVGVIVGIARLSDNWLVRKLAMVYVEILRNTPLLLQLLFWYFAIFLKLPQRGNPISLFGIFSLSNQGLLLPGGTALYPEFLTLILGLTLYTGAFIAEIIRGGIQAVPKGQWEAAKSLGLTPFQLMRLVIFPQALRVIIPPLTSQYLNLAKNSSLAIAIGFPDIYAIASTTNNITGRAVEVIVIIIITYLTISLSISLLLNFYNRRIQIKER
- a CDS encoding amino acid ABC transporter permease; translation: MNNGDNSPPLKIRSRTLNWLLKNLFNTWYNTLLTLLCLLVIFSFGKNFLYWVFNQAQWTVVTTNLRLFLVGRYPVDLTWRIWTILGIIIALSILTWGTLSKRFPTQITSWLPLIWALSFPIVMWLIGGGFGLKPVSSDLWTGLLLTLLLAIVSIVLSFPLGILLALGRQSDLPVVRIFSIIYIELIRGLPLIGILFMAQVMLPLFLPSDWRLDRVVRAIAGLTLFSAAYMAENVRGGLQAVPRGQKEAAKALGLSPILITSLIVLPQALRVAIPSIVGQFIGLFKDTSLLAIFALLELTGMARSILAQPEFLGKYAEVYLFVGVIYWVFCYSMSLASRRLEKQLGVGQR